The region TTACAGCGCTTAATATAGgcaaatagatttttttaagCAATTCGTGCAACCCCATTATGTATTGTCTGAGCAGTCAATATTTCTCTCTGCAAACATGAAAATGGAGGGAATACATGAAAAATGCATCAACGTGGCTTTTTTGTGAGTCTGTGTTGTGCCTGCAGGAGGTTTCGATTATTATTAGCTTAAACGGAGTTTGAGGGATGTGTCAGTGTCAGTAAGTGTCAATAGTGGAGGAGGCCTTTATTTACACAAACTGGCTATTATGGAGAGAAAAACAAGGCGCACTGGGCTGAACAAATCAGTCTTGTAGCGCCACAAAACATAAACATGGACACACTCATTTGTGGCGGGGCCACAGGACAGAGTCCATCGAAAACATATTGTCTTTCCGCGTAATGGGAGACAAGTTGTTAATAATTTGAAAGACGTGTTGGCGTGTTTTAGTAGCTACTGCTGATTTGGTCACACCTGCGAATCCTCAAGTTTTGACCTTGACCTACGTCAGACAAAGATATGGAGGTTCTTATGTTTCCAAAATTTGGTCGATTTTTGCTGCTTTTCCTTTCAATTATAGTGTCTCACCAAATTTTTTGATTTTTGCTGATTTCCTTCTCTATTATGTATTATGAAATAATGAAGGACAATGTTAGATTTCATATCTTTACTGCTCTAAACGTTAAGGGACCAAAAATGAAGTTATTTCATTTACTGTATATTTTATCTAAAGTAATTGTTGGATTAAATCAGTTATCAGTTTGATATTGCTTAATGTTGGAATTGCCAAAACTCCATATCTGGCTCTAGTTTTCCCCTCATCTTTGTTCCAGAAAGCACAGAAAATTGAAATAACTGAGAATAGCTGGGGATGTATTcttcagaaaaaaatatatacaaaaagGTGAATCGATGAATAGTGAACCGTTATCATACAAGACATTCCGTGATATTATGCATCATTCCACTACAAATGCGGCTTCCTCATTCCAATATATTCTTGGGGGCTCCAGGGAACAGCCAACGGAATTATTTCACGAGTCTTATTAATCCTTCTTAGTCTCAACAATTACAGGAATAATGCGGGCCATGAATATTTCAGAGTCGAGGCAAGAATCGActtgcacactcacacacgcatgcggacGCACACACTAACGAAAAAGCAATACATGCAATATTAATGTTTCATCATAAAATTTGGGCCCCATCTGAGTGAGAATCCAATGAGAAGTCAATACTTCACAGGGAGAAAGTCCAATGAAGCGTGCTTGCGTGTCTTATTAGATCACTGGCAGGCACATATGAGAAGTCAGTAAGTTCCTTCCTGGGAGTTTTAATTAGAACACCAGTCACTCGACTTTATCTTTGTTTTAAGGCGGGGGTCGACTGCCAACATTCCTCAGCAAGAAGAGAGAGCCTTGAATCCacctgacatcacctctggaTTGTACCTGAAAAAAGATCCAGTGATAAAAAGATTTAAGGCCTGTAAACAATCCCAACACAATATACACTTCACCCAGCAAACCTGCTCACATGCGGATGATATTTTTGTgtccaaaaatatttatttgaaattatAATAACGCTCATTTATTATTGACGCTATCAAACACAGTCTAAGAATTCAAATAACTCTGCCAGGGAAGCTCAGTTTCTCTTTGGCTGCATTAATGCCATGTTTGTTGACATTCACTCATGGGGATTGCACTCTACTGCCCCCTGTTGAAAGGTGAACTAAATTGTTTACATCGTGGATAAAAGGTCCTTTTTATGAAGTCtgcataataataatgcatccatccagccattttctataataataataataataataataataataataataataataataataataataataataataataataataataataataataataataataataataataataataatctcatGTTTTATAACGCAAAGCTGTTTCCAAACATCGCCTTCACGGTAGTTTCTCCTATTTGGTCACTCCACAATGTTGTGTGCATTCGTGTTTACAGTGTGGTCCGGAGTGCTACGAAAGTTGTTCACTGCGTGCCCTCTCCCTCGCTGTTTAtttgaattgtttgtttttgttttgtaactcGACTTTCAATATCCAACAAGGTGTGCTTGTCATTTTGCTGTATTTCTCTATGTCATTTTGAAATTGCATTACGACTTCCACTTATGGACTACTCCACCACCTCCTGCTGAgtatatgataaaaaaaaaatctcaacacTGTGCGTTACTGCATAATTCAGTCCTGTTTTACAAGagtgttttataaatatttatgaaaaaaaGTCACCAAGGATAATGAAGGCTTTCTTTTGTATTCCATTCCAGACGACAATGACAATGCAGTATATTTTGTCCCACTGCGTTTGGTTTCTCTATTTCTCATAAAAATAGCTACTGTTTGTGAGTGCGGAGATGAAAAAAGCAGTCGTGGTCCACAACGTGGTTCCGAGCAAGCCGCGCCCACCTCTCACTCCCACTCTCCCCCTCCTTATAAGGCCCAGAGCGAGGGTTGAGAGCTCAGATGAGACCACCACACTGGAGATACCATACCATCCGGGAGGATTTTATTCTTCTCGTTTCCCGGCCAGCATGGATTTTCTCAATCACAACTACTTGAGCGCCAGAGGGCCCTACGACTACACGTTTAATTTCTGGAACGACTACTTGGGCCTGACCACGCTGGTCACCAAGAACCCCAAGCTGAGCATGCCCCACATGAGCCCCAACTCCATCACCGAGTCTCTGAAGGCCACGCTGGGGCTGGACGACGCACCCGagtgcgcctgcgcctgcgaAGGCGGCGCGCtggagggcggcggcggcggctgctgctaCTGCTTCGGATGCGCGCCCGCCACGCCCCCATCGCCGGGCTGCGTCGCGGAGCTCAAGGAGCGTTTCTCCATCCTCAGCCCCTTCCAGAGCCAGCTGCCGGAGCGGGAGGCGCACGGCTGCTTCTCCGGCTTTGAGCGCATGAGGACCCGCGGCAAGCCTGCGTCCGTGCGCGCTAAACTGGAGCCCAAAATCTGCGTCTTCTGCCGGAACAACGGCGCCCCCGAGGAGGTGTATGGGTCGCACGTCCTCAAGACGCCCGATGGCCGGGTGGTGTGCCCCATCTTGCGGGCGTATACCTGCCCGCTCTGCAGCGCCAACGGGGACAACGCGCACACCATCAAGTACTGCCCTCTGTCTAAGGAGCAGCCCCCGCAGAGGCCACTCAAGGGCGGCCGGGCTGTGGGGGGTAAGCGGATGAGaatattctaaaaaaataaataaaaaagggagGAAGAGCAGAGAGGGTGaaagagtgagtgagcgagagcgagagagaaatatTAGAGAAAATACGACTATGTATGACAAAGAGTATGATGAAGAATTGCACTGAACAATTTGCAGATCACTGTTTCTATTATTTAGACTTGTATCACATACATTCATGCAGGGGTGTccagcaaaatatatatatacaacatTATCATATTTAGACCAATCCAATGCAAGTTGGAATATTTTAAtcagttaaatatatatatttttaaatactgtatgttttgtcttttaggcaacaaagcaaactttttgggtcatttttcaTGCATattaatttttcttctttttttcttgtcttctttaaaaaaacatttcagtgtGGTCCTAAACTTCATTTGTCATGTTAATTTTTATTCTTAGACAATTTAATACTGTTTtggttattgttattattattttgaactATTTACGGTCACCCTGTAAATTTTAATTCTTTATTTCTCTTTTGTCTATTTTggtatttcttttctttgcttttgggtTTGGCCATAAACTTCCTTTGTAATGTTAGTTTTtatcatcaaatattttttcacttttctatcCTTTTATTCTTCTGCAACAGGACCATAAAAATGTGGTTACACTATAGCTCACGAGCAGCACTTTGGACACCACCTGATGTATCCAGATCTATTTTTATAGTTCCTTTATTCACTCATAGACGCCTTTgtacattgtattttttttttcttttctagtgGGTAGCCATTGGCAAGCTAATGAGTCTGTATAGAAACACCaatgtacagtaaaaaaaaattagtcTTTTGGGCAGGTGGAATTTGAATGTCATGTTTCTATAATGACTATTTTTGTATATCTGGCAGCAAAGCTGACCTCTTTTGTTGTCATCGTTTAGAAAACCAAAGTTTTGTTGGCCATTAAAAACCCTCCTGTTGTGTTGCAGGTCAACTGGACCCATATAAAACTTGAGAAAAGTTTGAATATTTGCAAGGAAACAGTTAGTAGATTACTTACACATAAACAAcgcttattgttattgttttttttcttcttcttttgggGTTGGGGGACTTTGGGATTGTCAAACATAGCTCAGGTCAAATTGAACCAAATGGAACTTCTTCTGCAAAGTAACGTGAATCATAACAACGAAACAATGATTGCTTGCATTTCCCTTCCCATTTGGAGACTTTTAGATCATCACACAAGCCCTGGGTCAAACTGACCCGTGAAATGGTTAATCACTGAGTTAATAATGACATATGAACAATCCATTTTGCGACCACGCCCTGTTCTAGACAGTGGATCAAGGCACACTTCCCTGGTCAAAATGACCCATATGATATTCCTTTCACTTGGCATCCAAAATGTATAATTTGAGTAAATCAATATTTATTAGAATTTCTCCATTCAGTTTTGGACGATTCAACAGGATTTGGGTAATTTAACATACCCTGGGTCAAACTGACCCATTTGGAACCATTTCACAAACTGAGTTAAtttcaaatattattttattaaattaaatcaGTAAAACATCTTTATTGGGATTTCCTTCTGTTTCTGACACTGATGATTCATGAACCATGCCATGGGTCAAAATTACTCTTGTGAAACTTCTcaacaaaaacattattttacaaTGAAATTATTAGTTATCGAGTTATTAAATAcaaattttcttatttttgaatTCCATTTCAAACAAGTCTGTATGCGAAACGTCTTGTCTGAAAGCAGTTAGTTTCATATATTTGCAATGAAAGTGATATTGATCTATTGATGACATATaaaagttgtttattttgttttttatgtgacACTTCTGGATCATTCGACACACCACGGGAAGAATGACCCGATAAAACTTCTTGATAAAAGCAGATCATCAGAAAACTGAATTGGAATGATTGATTTAATACAGCAATGACATGTAAAATTGCTTTTTGGTATGTTTGTTACTATTTGCTTTTCATTTCTGAGACTTCTGTCTCATTCTAAAAAAACACCTGGGTCAACTTGACCCTCGGACATTGTTGCTGTTCCTAAGAAAACACAAGGAACAGGAGGGTTTAACAAAAGAATGTGTCTGGTCAGGAGTTGTTTGATCCCACAAAAGTTGACAGTGAGTCTGCAGAGGTGGGCCTGGGTGGGACACAATGTGTCCTCTGTTTTAGGGAGCTGCTGTTCTTTTACTCCTAGGAATGgtccgtcccccccccccccccccctccaaacttTTCCAAGCCAAACGCcttcttttttgtttacattgccAAATAAGGGCACCGACACACTGGATTTTGCGCTTCTTCTTCCCACTTGGAGACAAGCAAATGAATGTCAACCATACGCCCGATTTACTGAGGAGttcccaaataatcaacaattaTCATTCAAGACTGTTGCGAATGTATGCAGGACTGCGCTTGTCTTGACAGTTTACCAAAGGAATCAACGGTGAAGGCTGGCACGGGCGCGTGCCTGTGCGTACGTGCGCGCGCGTGATGTCAGTGTCTGAACAAAGAGTGACCACAAGAGGGTGCTACCTCAACCTGATTTTTGtactttaaagaaaaaaacaacaagtctAAGGCAGTTTATTGATAGAATGCCATTTATAATAAGGGTTTTTGATAGTATTTTGGATCTTTGTATAACATTAATTGTATTTCTGTTGCATTTAACACAATGAAAGAGAGCGTTACCAAGAGCGTTGTGTAAATACTAATGAACATGCCCGTACTTTTTAGAAAAATatactttgttgttgttattgttgatgTTTGGATTAAATGAAGAAGATGATAATGAAAACACTGTTGTTATTTATATTTGACCACATTTCTTTGGGCTGTATACTGCTGTGCAGAATAACAAACATATGAACTCACTagagaaataataaatatttgtcCTTTTTCTTGGTCtatgtggttttattttttaaccaaaTTGTTATGATTCATGTTTAGTGCTAGACGCCAAGAGACGAAGGAAATATGACAAGTTATCGAATATCGCCAACTACTGGTCTGGC is a window of Syngnathus typhle isolate RoL2023-S1 ecotype Sweden linkage group LG1, RoL_Styp_1.0, whole genome shotgun sequence DNA encoding:
- the nanos1 gene encoding nanos homolog 1, which codes for MDFLNHNYLSARGPYDYTFNFWNDYLGLTTLVTKNPKLSMPHMSPNSITESLKATLGLDDAPECACACEGGALEGGGGGCCYCFGCAPATPPSPGCVAELKERFSILSPFQSQLPEREAHGCFSGFERMRTRGKPASVRAKLEPKICVFCRNNGAPEEVYGSHVLKTPDGRVVCPILRAYTCPLCSANGDNAHTIKYCPLSKEQPPQRPLKGGRAVGGKRMRIF